One region of Peribacillus simplex genomic DNA includes:
- the nhaC gene encoding Na+/H+ antiporter NhaC, whose product MKKEMSFGVAIIPLIVMIVMMAITVVWLEQGPHIPLILGTSVAAIVALCSGYKWSEIEESMYKGIRLALPAVVIIILVGMVIGAWMGGGIVATMIYYGLKILTPSFFLVSISVICAVVSLAIGSSWSTMGTIGVAGMGIGLSMGIPAPMIAGAIISGSYFGDKMSPLSDTTNLASGLTGTDLFVHIRHMLYTTIPGFIIALVVYAILGRDFGKGDMDAANIEQTIRVLQDSFVISPFLLIIPLIVIILVAKKVPAIPALIIGVLLGFLSQIFIQGGNVANAIAALQSGFVIDTGNKMVDKLFNGGGLDSMMYTVSMTIVAMTFGGILENTGMLQAIVKQILKFAKTSRSIVASTVLSCFATNITCSEQYISIVIPSRMYVKAYRDKGLHSKNLSRALEDGGTLTSVFVPWNTCGVFILATLGVHAFDYAPYAILNFIIPVISIIYAMTGFTITKLTEAEIQSIKKEEEATLPI is encoded by the coding sequence ATGAAAAAAGAAATGTCATTCGGTGTTGCAATAATACCGCTCATCGTCATGATTGTAATGATGGCAATTACGGTTGTCTGGCTGGAACAGGGTCCACATATTCCACTTATTTTAGGAACATCAGTTGCAGCTATTGTTGCTTTGTGTTCTGGATATAAGTGGAGTGAAATTGAAGAGTCTATGTACAAGGGGATACGTCTCGCTCTGCCAGCAGTCGTCATCATTATTCTGGTAGGGATGGTGATTGGGGCTTGGATGGGCGGAGGAATTGTTGCCACAATGATATATTATGGTCTCAAAATCCTCACACCTTCGTTTTTTCTTGTAAGCATCTCGGTTATTTGTGCAGTGGTATCATTGGCTATCGGTAGTTCGTGGTCAACTATGGGGACTATCGGTGTTGCTGGGATGGGGATTGGACTAAGTATGGGGATACCTGCGCCAATGATTGCTGGGGCCATTATTTCAGGCTCATATTTTGGTGATAAAATGTCACCGCTTTCAGACACGACGAATCTTGCATCCGGGCTGACAGGAACAGATTTATTCGTGCATATTCGCCATATGCTCTACACCACGATTCCGGGCTTTATCATTGCCTTGGTCGTGTATGCCATTCTTGGGAGGGATTTTGGGAAAGGAGATATGGATGCTGCGAATATTGAACAAACGATCCGTGTTTTACAGGATAGCTTTGTCATTTCCCCATTCCTATTGATCATTCCGTTAATCGTCATTATTCTTGTTGCTAAAAAGGTTCCAGCCATTCCAGCATTGATAATAGGGGTCTTGCTCGGTTTCTTATCACAAATTTTCATACAAGGTGGCAACGTGGCTAATGCAATAGCAGCTTTGCAAAGCGGCTTCGTGATTGATACGGGCAATAAAATGGTCGACAAGCTGTTTAACGGCGGCGGATTGGATTCAATGATGTACACCGTGTCAATGACCATTGTTGCGATGACATTTGGTGGAATCCTTGAAAATACAGGCATGCTTCAAGCGATCGTAAAGCAAATATTAAAATTTGCAAAAACATCAAGAAGTATCGTAGCATCAACGGTCTTATCATGCTTTGCGACGAATATTACATGCTCGGAACAATATATTTCCATCGTGATTCCTTCACGTATGTATGTAAAAGCTTATCGTGATAAAGGATTACACTCGAAGAACCTATCCCGCGCACTTGAGGATGGCGGAACATTGACTTCGGTATTTGTTCCTTGGAATACTTGCGGAGTATTTATTTTAGCTACACTTGGTGTGCATGCATTCGATTATGCACCATATGCGATTCTGAATTTTATCATCCCGGTTATTTCTATCATTTATGCGATGACTGGCTTTACAATTACGAAATTGACAGAAGCTGAAATTCAAAGTATCAAGAAAGAAGAGGAAGCAACTCTTCCAATATAA
- a CDS encoding mandelate racemase/muconate lactonizing enzyme family protein, whose protein sequence is MKITAIHLYAIHLPLKEPFVVSYHTYKFMPSILVKIETAEGIVGYGEGVADEHVTGETLEGTYQVLKNTLGPILLGKNPFEIESLHDLMDKTIYGAPTAKAAIDIACFDIMGKKLGQPVYQLIGGRYHDEFPITHVLSIASPEKMAEEAAAMADKGYQSFKMKVGTNVSEDVARIQAVRARVGENIAIRADVNQGWRNSAVTLIAIDQLRECELDWLEQPVAADDIDGMVEIKSKSTIPLMIDEGLKGTREMREIIQKRAADKVNIKLMKCGGIYPAVKLAHQAELAGLECQIGSMVESSIGSAAGFHVAFSKKVITSVELTGPLKFSRDVGNLFYDVPYIRLTENPGLGVQINEETLVELTVFQDVIR, encoded by the coding sequence ATGAAAATTACAGCGATCCACCTATATGCGATCCATCTGCCTCTTAAAGAGCCATTTGTGGTTAGTTACCATACCTACAAATTTATGCCATCGATTCTTGTAAAAATAGAGACGGCTGAAGGGATTGTTGGGTACGGGGAAGGTGTGGCAGACGAACATGTGACAGGTGAGACATTGGAAGGGACCTACCAGGTGTTGAAAAATACGCTGGGACCCATACTGTTAGGCAAGAATCCATTTGAAATCGAAAGTCTACATGATTTGATGGACAAAACGATTTATGGAGCCCCTACAGCTAAGGCGGCTATCGATATTGCTTGCTTTGATATCATGGGTAAGAAACTGGGGCAGCCAGTCTACCAGTTAATAGGGGGGCGTTATCATGATGAGTTTCCGATTACCCATGTCTTAAGTATAGCCTCTCCCGAAAAAATGGCAGAAGAAGCGGCTGCTATGGCCGATAAGGGCTATCAGTCATTTAAAATGAAGGTTGGCACCAATGTCAGTGAGGATGTGGCACGTATTCAAGCTGTGCGCGCCCGTGTGGGTGAGAATATCGCAATACGAGCAGATGTTAATCAAGGGTGGCGGAACAGTGCGGTAACTCTTATAGCGATTGATCAATTGCGTGAATGCGAGCTTGATTGGCTTGAACAACCGGTAGCTGCAGATGACATCGATGGAATGGTTGAAATAAAATCGAAGTCTACGATCCCGTTGATGATTGATGAGGGGTTAAAGGGCACCCGGGAAATGCGTGAAATTATCCAGAAACGAGCAGCCGATAAAGTAAATATTAAACTGATGAAATGCGGTGGCATATATCCTGCGGTAAAGCTTGCCCACCAAGCGGAGCTTGCTGGGTTAGAATGCCAGATAGGCTCGATGGTTGAATCTTCTATTGGATCTGCAGCAGGATTCCATGTAGCTTTTTCCAAGAAAGTGATCACAAGCGTAGAACTCACCGGTCCATTGAAATTCTCAAGGGATGTTGGAAATCTATTCTATGATGTGCCATATATAAGATTGACTGAAAACCCAGGATTAGGTGTGCAGATAAATGAAGAAACGCTAGTTGAATTAACTGTTTTTCAGGATGTTATCCGATAA
- a CDS encoding processed acidic surface protein — protein sequence MKKLLTILLSITMLISLFPQLASAAPSNNFEQELTKYLKKVSDVRGFEVTKDDIESSLATYDENIKDFQSIDDLKETLGEVIKADSSNLDTIYEDYNLTNEGLIKLLHENGEELDDYIFIWDLDEAVYFYTEEGDFEQDPNFDQDLVKYLTKVSKERGFAVTKEDIEVSLGTYDLSTEDFESVEELSEFLGDVIKADLSNLDYFNENYGLDKQPLLQLLKENGKDFNDYIYIDNLEETVWTITGGDLEGEVADDLLPIFEGDLGLTEEELQRLEDHLITLEDHLSDPETVKRLEELGNRMMAFEDFDVATELTAGQIAEMASIYEELLSIFKLKASYSLVKSGSESPVSLLDLMKLEELKGANLKIAIYTTDGKFLADLLITGEMVDSNTLTNAGQQLKDSAKEVTRTIEKAPVAKPVKQKISNIKKSEHHTVKGAKLPKTASDYIPNALLGLFIVLFGSLMYRKIRKA from the coding sequence ATGAAAAAACTGTTGACCATTTTACTTTCAATTACGATGTTAATTAGCTTGTTCCCGCAATTAGCATCGGCAGCTCCAAGCAATAATTTTGAGCAGGAACTTACAAAGTATTTAAAAAAGGTAAGCGATGTAAGGGGATTTGAAGTAACGAAGGATGATATTGAAAGTTCTCTTGCTACATATGATGAAAATATTAAAGACTTTCAATCTATTGATGATCTTAAAGAAACTTTAGGTGAAGTTATTAAAGCAGATTCAAGTAATTTAGATACCATTTATGAAGATTATAACCTAACTAATGAAGGCCTAATTAAACTATTACACGAAAATGGCGAAGAACTCGACGATTATATCTTTATCTGGGATCTGGATGAAGCTGTTTATTTCTATACAGAAGAGGGCGATTTTGAACAGGATCCAAATTTTGACCAAGATTTAGTCAAATATTTAACCAAGGTCAGCAAGGAAAGAGGCTTCGCAGTAACAAAGGAAGATATCGAAGTATCATTAGGCACCTATGATTTAAGTACTGAAGACTTTGAATCTGTCGAAGAGCTTAGCGAATTCTTAGGAGACGTCATAAAGGCAGACCTAAGCAACTTAGATTATTTTAATGAGAATTATGGACTGGATAAACAACCACTGCTTCAATTGCTAAAGGAAAATGGTAAAGATTTTAACGATTATATATACATAGATAATCTTGAAGAAACTGTTTGGACCATTACTGGCGGGGATTTGGAAGGAGAAGTTGCCGATGATCTTCTGCCTATTTTCGAGGGGGATCTCGGTCTAACGGAAGAGGAACTACAGCGACTTGAAGACCATTTAATAACTTTGGAAGATCATCTTTCAGATCCGGAAACAGTCAAGCGACTTGAAGAATTGGGCAACCGCATGATGGCTTTCGAGGATTTTGATGTAGCAACCGAGCTTACTGCTGGACAGATAGCTGAAATGGCATCTATCTATGAAGAACTACTTTCCATCTTTAAGCTAAAAGCATCCTATTCCCTTGTGAAAAGCGGCTCGGAATCACCTGTATCCCTTTTGGATTTAATGAAATTGGAAGAATTGAAGGGTGCTAACTTGAAAATAGCCATATACACTACTGACGGGAAGTTCTTGGCTGATCTTTTGATTACGGGTGAAATGGTCGATTCTAACACTCTTACTAATGCGGGCCAACAATTAAAGGATTCTGCTAAAGAAGTGACAAGGACCATTGAAAAGGCACCAGTTGCTAAACCAGTAAAACAAAAAATCAGCAATATTAAGAAATCGGAACATCATACGGTAAAAGGAGCTAAACTTCCAAAGACCGCTTCCGATTATATCCCTAATGCCCTTTTAGGACTATTCATTGTCTTGTTCGGGAGCTTGATGTATCGAAAAATAAGGAAAGCTTAA